TTTCCATAAGGCAATTTTTATTCACCACAGAGGTTTAGTTATAAATTATGGTAACCGTTCAGGATATAGCCACAGAGTCACAGAGAACAGAGAGGGAATATAGCAGTTATTAGTGAAAATTTTACTCAGAGTGGATAAGGGAAAAATCCCAAATTCCAAGCACCAAATCTCAAATAAGCACCAAATTCCACATACCAAAAAGCGAATTAGAGATTAGTGAATTAGAGATTAGATTTTACTAATTCGCTAATTCGCTTAATTCACTAATTCACTAAATGGAATTTGGAATTTGTGATTTGGAATTTCATAGCCATATCTATGTCAAATTTCGATTAATAAGTGCTATAATTCGTGTCCATTTGTGGTTAATTCCCTTAATTCTCTGTGAACTCTGTGCCTCTGTGGCTGAACGCTTACAAATTATGTTCCTGAAGGAAATTGCTTGCCTTTTTTAAAAACTCTTTTTCTTCTTTACTCAAACTATCCATTCCTTGACTGGATATCTTATCTAATAAGGTATCAATCCGTTCTTTGATAAGACGGACTTCTACCTTTTTGTTTTCTGTCGTTTTTTCTTTTCTCTTATTTTTTGCTTCCGCAGTGATTCTTGTTATTTTTTCCCAACTTAAGATATTCTTCAAATAAAGGTATCCAACTACCATCCCGCCTAAATGAGCGAAATGGCCTATGCCATCAGGTGTATGCTTTATACAAGCGAAGAACTCAAGGACTCCAAAGAGTATAACGAAATGTCTTGCCTTCATTGGAAACAACCCAAAAAGTAATATGATATTATTCGGAAACATCATTCCATAAGCGACTAATATGCCAAAGATAGCGGCTGATGCGCCAATTGAAGGGATAGTTGCATTAGGGGATAAAAGGCAGGTGGCTATTCCACCACCGATACCTGTTAAGAAGTAGTAGCGAACAAATCTCTTTGTTCCCCAGACTGCCTCGATATTAGTTCCAAACATCCATAAGGCTAACATATTGAAGAGGATATG
The sequence above is a segment of the bacterium genome. Coding sequences within it:
- a CDS encoding rhomboid family intramembrane serine protease; protein product: MYPYYYQTGFGYRLTSGVKKLIIVNGIIFIVQLFFLNQLIGFLGLIPIRVFHEFMLWQIFTYMFLHGDVFHILFNMLALWMFGTNIEAVWGTKRFVRYYFLTGIGGGIATCLLSPNATIPSIGASAAIFGILVAYGMMFPNNIILLFGLFPMKARHFVILFGVLEFFACIKHTPDGIGHFAHLGGMVVGYLYLKNILSWEKITRITAEAKNKRKEKTTENKKVEVRLIKERIDTLLDKISSQGMDSLSKEEKEFLKKASNFLQEHNL